From the genome of Rhodothermales bacterium:
TGCTGATCTTGACCCCGGGCGCCGGCGTCAGCTCGTACATGGTGATCGTCGGCCCGACGATCGCCTTGATGTCTGTAATCTGGATGTTGTATGTCGCCAGCTTGTCCAGCAGGATCTGTTTGTTCTCCTCGAGTTCCGCCCGGTCGATCGCGATGGAGTCGTCAGATCGGTCGAGCAGTTCGACCGAGGGGAATCGGAACCGGTACTGGAACTGTTCGGACTGCGCCTGGAGGGCGGCCTTGATCTGATCCGCCTTTTCCTCGTGCATGGGCTGCTGCACGGTCAGGCTAAGGTCGTCACCGGGGAGGCGGACGGCCGGCGGAGGGGGGGGTGTCGCGGGCGGCGGCGTTTCAAAGGCGCGCTGGAAGTCGATGGCGCTGGTGGAGGGCGCCGACGGCGTCATGCCCTCGCCATGCAGCGAAAACAGGTCGTTTACCCGATGCGCGCCATCCTGAACCAGCACCTGGGCGCGGGAGATGGAAGGCGGAGGCGGCTGGTGCTCTTCGTCGTCCTCGTCGAGCGGAGGGGTTTCCGAGCGGTAGGTATGCACGCCCGAAACGTTGCCCAGCGCCGCTTTCGGAGCGGCCTTCGTGGTCGGGGGAGCCGCGCCGGCCTCGGCTTCGGCGAGCAGCGCGTCTTCCTCGAGCATCGCAATGCGGCTTTTCTCGAGGCGATTGATGCGGCTCTGGCGGTTGTCCACCACTTCGCGTTTGATGAGCAGGAAGCCGTCCTTGATCGCCGTGAAAAAGAAGCCGATGATCTCCTCGACGCGGTCCATCGACCGTTGGAGGTCCCGGTCGATGATGAGCATCGCCGTGATCATGATAAAGACGCCCATCAGGAAAAAGCTGCCCGCGCCCCCGAAGACGCGAATGAGCCAGTCCGCGATGCCGATCCCCACCGCCCCGCTGAAATGCTGCAGGTTCGCCCCGGTCTTGACGCCGAACCATCCGAAGAGCGTCGAAAGCTCGAACGTGCCCAGCATCCCGAGGGTGGTGTACATCGGCAGGTACAGGGAGGGGCGGTCGCGAAAGAACAGGTAGCCCCAGGAGAAGAGCAGGATCGTCCAGACCATCACCGGATAGCCCAGGAAATTGGGGATGAGCGCATAGGCCAGCGCGGCGCCCACGAGGCCGAGCGAGTTGACGGCGCGGTTATCCGTGGCGATGGCATCGGAGAGCCCGCCGCCGGCGACGAGGCGATCGTCCGCCTGTGTGTACGAGGCGAGCGCCAGGAAAACCAGGAACGCGATCGCCATCATGATGAGGCCGAGCACTTCCTGCTTGCGCTCGTACGCCACGATGGGAGCCGATGCGCCGCGATTGGATGCTCGCTTTGGCTTACTTCCTACGGCCATACCCAGTCAATCAGTTTTTATGGAATGGGGGCTTTTTGACGACGGCGCGGCGCGGTTTTTCGCGCACCGCGACCGCGATGACAGCTCCCGGCGTCGTATACGCGGGATCGTTGACGACATATCCCATACCGATTCCGGCGCCGAGCAGCGGCGATTGCGTGCCGCTCGTGACCAGACCGATTTCTTCGCCCTGTTCGTTCAGAATAGGGTAACCGTGACGGGGGACGCTCCGTTCCTCCATCACAAATCCTATCAGCCGGCGGGGGATGCCGGCGGCCTTCTGCCGGCGCAGCGCCTCCGCGCCGATAAAGTCGGGCTTGTCCAGCTTGGTGATCCAGCCGAGGCCGGCTTCGAGCGTCGTCGTCGTCGCATCGATGTCGTTGCCGTAGAGGCAGTATCCGGATTCGAGCCGCAGGGTGTCGCGCGCGCCGAGCCCGGCCGGCTTGATGCCGTCCGCCGCGCCTTCCTTGAGCAGGGCGCGCCAGATCGTGACGGCGTCTTCGGTACGGCAGTAAATCTCCAGACCGGGCTCGCCGGTATAGCCGGTGTGCGAGAGGATGACGCCCTCGAGCCCGAGAAAATCGTCCGGCGACGGCTCGACGGCGTGGTAATACGCGATGTCCGGCAGGGCGCCGTGCATCAGCCGGCGCACGATGCCCGTCGCCGCCGGCCCCTGGATGGCCAGGAGCGCGGTTTTATCTGAGATATCGGTGATCTGCGCCTGCATCGGGTTGTTTTCCCGCATCCAGCGGAGATCCTTCTCGATGTTGGAGGCATTGATCACCAGCAGGTACCGCGCCTCGTTGAGGCGGTAGACGATCAGGTCGTCCACGATGCCGCCGTCGGGCATGCACATCGCGGCATACATGGCGCGGCCGTCGTACAGCTTGCTCGCGTCGTTCGTGACCAGGTGCTGGACGAAGGCCAGGGCTTCCGGGCCGGTGACCATCACCTCGCCCATGTGGCTGACGTCGAACAGGCCGGCTGCCTCGCGAACGGCCATGTGTTCATCGATGATGCCGCTGTACTGGACGGGCATGTCGAATCCGCCGAACGGCATCATCCGGGCGCCGAGCGCGATGTGCTCCGCATGGAGCGGCGTTGTACGAAGCTCTTCTGTCTGCATCAGGTAGGGCAGCGGCCCTCTACGTTTCAGGCGAACGCACCGATCGGCACGCAAACATGGATTATACATATCCACGCCGCGATAATCAATGCCCTCGGGAATTAACTCGTTGATAACTAAGGATATATGGGCGTTAATTCATTTACATCTGGAAGGTCGTGTAGCCGGCCCGGCCCAGCGCGCCCATGGCCGTCTCGGCCGTCGGCTGATCGGCGAAGCCGATGCGGAATACACCCTCGATGCCCTCGCGGATCTTGAGCAGCTCCAGATCCTTGATGTTGACACTGGCTTCGTGGAGCACGCGCGTCAGATGAAAGAGGAAGCCGGGTTTGTCCTCGGCGTAGACGTACACGTCCGCCAGAGGATGCAAAAAGCCCTTGGTCGTCTTCGGGATCGTGTCGCGGCGGGCCCGGGCATCGGCGAAAAACTGACGCATGGCGTCCATATCCTCGCTGAAGACCCGGTTTCGGGTTTTCTGGAGGGCGGCGGCGAAGCCGCCGAGCATGTCGAGGATCGGCCCCTCGTTGGCGACGAGAATGTCCCGCCACATGTCGAACGAGGACGAAGCAATACGTGTCATGTCGCGAAATCCGCCGGCGGCGAGGCGCAGCACGCCGCCATCGTCCTCGTGGAGATCGCCGACAAAGTTCATGAGGGTGACGGACAGGAGCTGGGGCAGGTGGCTGACGGCCGCCGCGATCCGGTCGTGCCGGGCCGCGTCCATCACCAGGATCCGCGCACCCGTCGCACCGAGAACGGCGAGAAAATCGGGGTAGTCCCGCGCGATGTCGGTTTCCGAGATCGGCTCGGGCGGGCAGAGGACGTAGGTGGCGTTCTCGAAGAGGAACGGATCGGCATGAGCCACGCCGTTTTTCTCCGAGCCGGCCATGGGATGGCCGCCGATGAACACGCAGTGTTCGGGCAACACCTCGCCGGCGCGGGCCAGGACGGGGCCTTTCACCGAGCCGACATCGGTGACGAGGGCGCCGGGCTTCAGCGCCGGCGCGATGGTCTCCAGCAGGCTCATCAGGGGCCCCAGGGGTGTCGCCAGCACGACCAGGTCGGCATCGGCGACCGCCTCGGTAGGCGAACCGAGGCCGACATCGACCACGTTGCGGCGACGCGCCTCGTCCAGCACGGCCGGCGTATCGAAGCCGGTGAGATGCAAATCGCTCCGATGCTTTCGCAGGGCGAGACTCAGCGAACCTCCGATAAGCCCCAGCCCGAGAATTGCTATCTTCTGGATCATGTACGTAAACTGTGCCGTGGCCGCCCGGTGCGTCCGTTTTGCGCCGAAAGGAACGGAAGAACGATCGCGAGGCGCAAGGCTTCTGTGTGAATGGGGCGGGAAAAGTACCGCACCCCCCGGCGGGTCCGCCTCGCTTTTACCTGTGTTTCCCGAGACAATGCATGCTTTTTCCCATTGGCGATGACAATCGCAAGATTCAGGGGCCGGCCTGGGTGAGCATGACGCTCCTCGCCGCCAACATCGCGGTATTTGTGTTTCTGCAGGGTTGCGGGGCGAACGAGACCTTCACGTATGGATACAGCGTGATCCCGTATGAGATCGTCACGGGGCAGGATCTGGTGCAGCCGCAGACCGTGCCCGCCGGCGGAGGCGAATACGCCATCATCCCGCAGGCGCCCGGTCCGTTCCCGATCTTTCTGACCATTCTGACCGCCATGTTCATGCATGGCGGCCTGGGGCATATCGGAGGCAACATGCTGTATCTGTGGATTTTTGGGGACAACGTCGAGCACCGGTTCGGCGCGTTGCCGTTTCTGGCGCTCTACCTGGCATGCGGGGTCGCGGCGACGATCGCCCAGATCCTGCTGGACCCTACCAGTGTGATCCCCAACCTGGGGGCCTCCGGCGCCATCTCGGGCGTGCTGGGGGCCTACATGGTGCTCTTTCCCCGAAACAAGGTCCACGCCCTGTTTTTCTATACCGTCGTCTCGGTGCCGGCCGTGCTGGCGATCGGGTTGTGGATCGCCATGCAACTGATCAGTGGATGGGGCTCGATCGTAAATCAAAGCGCCGTAGGCGGGGTTGCCTACGGCGCTCATATCGGCGGATTCGTTGCCGGCGTGTTGCTCGCGCTCGTGATGCGCGGCTTCATCCGGGAAGAGCCGGACAATCCGTTCCAGAAGTACGCAGTCTACGACCGTTCGCGTCGCCTCTGGTAGGATCGCGTTATTCGGCGCTTTCCTCAGCTTTGGAAGGCGATTCTTCCGTGTTTTCGTCCTTGGAGCCCTTCGTGCCCTTCTTGGTGCTGCGCGACTCCTTCGGCTTCGTGCCTTTCGTGGTCTCGAACGACAGGGTGCCGGGGTCCTTCTCCGTATCGTAGGTGATCAAGATCTTGTCGCCGGCGGCCAGGTTGTTGCCCAGGATCGCTTCGGCCATCGGATCTTCCACGTATTTCTGGAGGGACCGGCGGAGCGGGCGGGCGCCGAACTTGGCGTCGTACCCTTTCTCGGCCATGAAGTCCATCGCCGACCGTTCGAGCACGACTTCGATGCCCACGTCGCGGGCGCGCTGGAAGAGGTCGTTCGCCATCAGATCGATGATCCGATAGATGTGCTGCTTCTCCAGCGGATGGAAGACGATCACGTCGTCGATGCGGTTCAGGAACTCGGGGTTGAACACCTTCTTGAGGGCGTCCTCGACCGTGCTCTTGAGCGCGGAGTAGTTGAAATCGGAGCCGGCATCCGAGGCCGCGAAGCCGATGCCCTTGCCCAGGTTCTTGATATCCCGCGCCCCGATGTTCGAGGTCATGATGATGATCGTGTTCCGGAAGTCGACCCGCCGGCCGAGGCCGTCGGTCAGGATGCCGTCATCGAGCACCTGGAGCAGGATGTTGAACACGTCCGGGTGCGCCTTCTCGATTTCGTCGAGCAGGACGACCGAATACGGTTTGCGGCGGACCTTTTCCGTGAGCTGGCCGCCTTCCTCGTAGCCGACGTATCCCGGAGGCGCGCCGACCAGGCGGCTGACCGAAAACTTCTCCATGTACTCGCTCATGTCGATCCGGATAAGCGAATCCTGGGAGTCGAACAGGTACTCGGTGAGCACCTTGGCGAGTTCGGTTTTACCGACGCCGGTCGGGCCGAGGAAGATAAACGAGCCGATGGGCCGTTTGGGATCCTTGAGGCCGGCGCGGGTGCGGCGGATGGCGCGGGAGAGCTTGGTGATCGGCTCGTCCTGCCCGATCACGCGCGCTTTCAACTCCTCCTCCATGTTGAGGAGCTTGGCGCTTTCCGGCTCGGAGATCTTGTCGACCGGGATGCCGGTCATCATGGCGACGACTTCCGCGATGCTCTTTTTGGAAACGTCGTGGACTTCGGTTTCCGCCTTGCGCTCCCATTCCCGCTTCGCTTCTTCGAGTTCTTCCTGGAGTTTTTTCTCCGTATCGCGCAGGCGGGCGGCTTCCTCGAAGCGCTGGCTCTTCACGACGCGGTTCTTTTCCTCGCGGATCTTCTCGATCTGCTCCTCGATGGTCACGATTTCTTTCGGGACCCGGATGTTGGAGAGATGGACGCGCGCGCCGGCTTCGTCCATCACGTCGATCGCTTTGTCCGGCAGGAAGCGGTCGGTGATATACCGGTCGCTCAGCTGCACGGCCAGATCGATGGCTTCGTCCGAGTAGCGCACGTTGTGGTGCTCCTCGTACTTGTCCTTGATGTTGTGCAGGATGTGGACGGTCTCTTCCGGGGTGGAAGGATCGACGATGATTTTCTGGAAGCGGCGGTCGAGCGCGCCGTCCTTCTCGATGTACTGCCGGTACTCATCGAGGGTCGTCGCGCCGATGCACTGGATCTCGCCGCGGGCGAGGGCCGGCTTGAACATGTTCGAGGCGTCCAGGCTGCCCGAGGCGCCGCCGGCGCCGACGATCGTGTGGAGCTCGTCGATGAAGAGGATGACGTCCGGGCTCTTTTCGAGCTCGTTCATGACGGCTTTCATCCGCTCCTCGAACTGGCCACGATATTTCGTGCCGGCCACGAGGGCGGCCAGGTCGAGCGTGACGATGCGCTTGTCGTAGAGCACCCGGCTCACCTTGCGCTGGATGATGCGCATGGCCAGTCCCTCGGCGATCGCCGTCTTGCCGACGCCGGGTTCACCGATGAGCACCGGGTTGTTCTTTTTGCGGCGGCTCAGCACCTGAGCCACGCGCTCGATTTCGCGCTCACGTCCGACAATGGGGTCGAGCTTGCTTTCTTCGGCCAGCTTGGTCAGATCGCGGCCGAAGTTGTCGAGAACAGGTGTTTTGCTCTTTTCCATTTTACTACGCTCTTTTCCGTATCCGGAGGACGAGAGGCCTCCTGATCGGCTTCCGGAAGACGACGAGGCTTTACCGCTGATGATCGAGTCGAGCTCAGCGCGTACGGCATCGTACGTGATCGAGAAGCCCTGTTGCAAAATCTGGGCGGCGATGTTTTCATCGTCCCTCAGGAGGCTCAGCAAGAGGTGTTCCGTTCCAATGACGTCGCTCTTGTAGAGTTTGGCTTCCAGGTACGTAATCTTTAATACTTTTTCAGCCTGCTTGGTAAGCGGGATGTTGCCCACCGTCAGCGTACCGCCCGTGCTGCGGACGGTGTCCTCTATGGCTTTTTTGAGTTTGAACAGGTCGCACCCAAGATTGCGCAGAATCTTGACCGCAATACCTTCGCCCTCCCGAATGATGCCGAGCAGAAGATGCTCGGTGCCGATATAATCGTGCCCGAGCCGAATCGCTTCTTCTCTGCTGTAGGAGATGACGTCGCGAACGCGGTTTGAGAAATTCCCTTCCATGCCTTACACATTCTGAGCGATAGAGGCCGTTGAACGGCCGGCGCTCGGTTACTTGTATGCGGATCCCGTCGAATCTAGGAAAATCAGGAAGCTAGTAGCCGTCCTCGTACAAAGGACGCGCTGGATCCGGTCATGCCATGCATGGATCCGGCGCGTTCGCCAAGAAAGGTCTGGTATGTAAACCGAAGCCTGCATGCGCAGTTCCTCGCCACGAACGGGGGTTCCGAAGATACGGGCGCGGACACGAGGCCCGGCACGCGCGATGGAATCCGGAAAGAGGACTGCTCAGAGAAAGCCGGCTCAACGGGCCGAACTATGCAGCAAAACTGGAGCCACAACCGCAGGTCGACGTGGCATTCGGGTTATTAAACGTAAACCCGCGCGCGCTCAGGCCGTCGTGATAGTCCACCGTCGTTCCGAACAGGTACAGGCCCTGTCGTTTGTCGATGTAGATCACGATGTCTTCGTGCGCGAATGACAGATCGTGCTCGCGTTTCTTATCGAATCCGAGGACATAACTCATCCCGGAACACCCCCCGCCGCGGACGCCGATCCGCAGGCCGAAGCCATCCGGGATTTCTTTGGTGGAGATGATCTTCTTGATCTCCTCAGCGGCTCGGGGGCTCAATGAAACAGGAGCGTCAGGCCGCGCCAGCGTTTCCGTCTCGTGCATATGATTGCCGTACCGTAATGCGTCTACTCGGGCGTTGAGAGGCTATCCTTCAGGATGTCGTCTGGGGTAGCTGCTGATCCAACGAAACCTTGGTGGGGCAGTTCCCCGGCAAACGGATCCGAAGACCCCTCGCCCGCTTCAATCGGGCATGTCAAACCGTTACCAGTGCCAGGACTGAAAAGAACAAGCGCACCACGCCGCGGCACGGTACGACCCCATTATCGGCGGCGGCGGCTTTTCCTTGAGTGGGGGAGGCGGGATGCGTGAGGCAGGATGCGGAATGGGGGACAGGGATTCCGGCCGATCTCCTCATTTTCCCAGCGGCCGCGCAACGATGACGGGCGCCTTGTACGTGCGGCCGGCGCGGCGGTCGGCATAAAAAACGTCCACCAGGGCGATATACAGCCCGATGCGCACGACCTCGCCGGCGTCGTCGCGTCCGTCCCAGGCCAGCGTGGTGTCGAAGCCAGCGAGGCGCGCGGTGTCCAGCCGGCGCACGGCGTTGCCCTCGCTGTCGAAGATGCGGGCCCGGACGACGGCCGGCGCCTCGAGCGAGGCGACCCGCAGCAGCGCGGCATCGTCGTGGCCGTCGCCGTCCGGGGAAAAGGGGGACGGCGCGACCGTGAGGCCCTCGGCCGGCGGCGATCCGGATGCCTGCTCCTGCGCGATCGAATTGGGCCGGCCGGGCGTTCCGCCTTCCGGATCGACGGAGCTCGACCACGAGGCCGCGAGGTCGTTCGGCGCATCGCGCCACCGGCGTTCGAGCGCGATACCCCGCGTCTCGGCCAGGAGCGGATAGTGCCAGTCGGGCCGGTACGTCACCGCATCGATCAGCGCACCGTCCGCCAGCAAGCGGATCGTGTCGCCGCTGTTGCCGAAACCCAGCGTGGCGGCGTCGACCGAGAGGCGCGGCGCGAGGTGAGGAGCCGGCAGGGAGGGGAAGGCGCCGGCGAGATCGCCTTCGCGGCCCGCATACCAGATCGCCAGGGCGCCGGGCGCGAGCGCCGTCGGCGGGGCTTCGTGACGCAGGGTGTCCGCCGCACCCTGTTCGTCCTCGGGGCCGGCCAGTTCGATCCGGCGCAGGCTGAGCCAGTCGCTTGATCGATTCACGATCTCGGCATATTCGGGCTGATCGGCCCGGTTGTCGAAGGGGTCCGCGCGCGGCTCGTAGAGGATTTCATTGAGGGCGAGTTCTCCGGGCGCGGGCGCACGGGCGAGCGGGGCGTCCAGGTCGCCGGTGTCGTTCCCGGTCAGATCCGTCACCCTGGAGACGCGAAGCCTATCGCCTGCCGGCGGGCCGGTGAACACCAGCCGGATGACGTCCGGCCCGATGAACGCCAGCCGCTGCGGGGAGGCCGGACCGATCCGGAACCGATCGCTCGACACCGAGGCCACCGCGACGGGTTCGCTCCAGTAGGTCGTGACCTGCTCCTCCGCGTCCCACTCGGCCAGCAGCAGGGCGGGGGCGGTGCGGTCCGGTTCGAAGCGGCTGTTCCGCCGGCCGGGCGTCGCGCCGTCGGGATCGACGGAGGCGCCCCAGTTGCCCGGGAGCCAGGCCGGCCCCCCCGGATCGCGCCGCTCCAGCGAGACGCCCGGCAGCCCCCAGCCGGCCTCGTAGGCGACCGCGTCGATGGGCGTCGCTCCGGCGTACAGCGTGACGACATCCGCGTCGTTGTTGAGCGACGGCCAGTCCGGCATCGTCACGGCCGGGACGCCGGGATATCGGTCGCGAAACACGACGGAGTCGCGGACGAGGACGCGGTAGGCATCCGGCTCGATCCACAGGTCGTTCAGCGCAATGAGCGCCGGCTCGTCCCGATCGTCGGCCAGGGTGAGGCCGCGCAGGTTGATCGGCCGGGCGGATCGGTTGTAGAGCTCGACAAACTCGCCCGCGGACGGCGTCGGGGCGAAGTGGATCTCGTTGATGACGAGGGCGCCGGGCTCCAGTGCGGGCGGCGGAGGCGGTCCGGCATCGCCCTCGACGGCGATGTCGTCGAAGAAGAAGTCGCCGCCCCGGGCGCGGGTGTGCTTCACCCAGAGCCCGAAGCGTGCCGCTGGCACGTCGCCGGCGTCGGGGGCCTCGAACAGCAGGACGCCGCCGTCGAACACCTGCCAGCCGGCGCCGCGCCGCCGCTCCACCCGGAGCGCGAGCCGGGCCGTGTCGCCGTCGAGGTAGTCCGGCGCGCTTTGTCCCAGCAGCGTCCGGATTCCCGATGCCGCGCGGTAGAGGCGGACGTCATGGTCGTTGCTGCCGATCTGGATGAAGTAGCTGGAGGCTTCATCCAGCGCGCCGCCGGCCTCCGCCATCAGGTATATCCGCGACAGGTTGAAATTGCTGAGCGGGCCGCCGGCATAACCGGCCGAGATGGTCCAGGCGCCGTAGGCCGCGGTCGACGCGGTTTCGAGCGCGAGGGTGTCCGACGCCTCCGGTCCTGCGCTGAGGAGCATCCAGTCCGCCCCCGCCGGCGCCAGCATCCAGCGGGTCGTGTCGCCCGTCCACGCCGGGTCGCGACGAAGGTCGCCGTCCGCAAACGTTTCGCGCCACGACGGGACGGCTGCCGGCGGCGCGCCGGCGAGGAGGAGGATGAGGAGCAACATCAGATGCGGCATGGCCACTCCGGGTTGAGGAAGGATCTACTCCTACCAGACACGCCGGAGTGGGCGCGCATAACGTGCTGTTCGAGAAATCGTGCTTACGACCCTCGCACCCGGGTCCTGATTCCCGCTTACCGTTTCAGCGGTTCGTAGCGCAGATGATCCAGCAGGACGTTGCCGAGGGTTTCGATGGCGAACGGCATGGCCGATTCGTCGACGTCGAAATGGGCGTCGTGAAGCGGGTAGGAAGTGGCGGCGTTGCACGAGGTGCCGAGGCGGACCATCGCGCCGGGGATGTGGCGCTGGTAGTTGGCGAAGTCCTCGGCGCCCATGCTGGGGCGGGGGATCTGGTAGATGACCTGCTCGCCGGCGTGTTCGCGGATGGACCGGGCGATCAGATCGACGAGCCGGCCGTCGTTGATGACGGGAGGGACGCCTTCGTCGAACGTGACGCGCGCCGCGGCGCCGTAGCGCGCGGCGATTTCCTCGGCCGCATGGAGCATCTGGAGCCGGATGCGCTCGCTCGTTTCGATGCTCGTGGACCGCAGCGTCCCGCCGAACTCGATGTAGTTGGGGATGACGTTGTAGGCGTCGCCGGCATGGATGCGGCAGGCTGTCAGCACCGTCGCATCCCGCGAATCGGACACGCGTCCCGTCAACTGGTAATAGAGATTCAGGATCTGGGTGGCGATCCAGATCGTGTCGGCGGTCTCGTGAGGGCGGGCCGAATGGCCGGTGCTGGGGCTGGAGATCTCCACGTGAAACCGGACGGACGAGGCCGTCATCGGGCCCTTGATGAGCCCGATTTTACCCGAGGCCAGGGTAGGGTCGGCGTGCAGCGCATAGGCGGCTTCGAGTCCGTCGAGCACGCCATCCTGGATCATCACCGGGGCGCCCGACGGGGCGCCTTCCTCGTTCGGCTGGAAAAACACGCGCACCGTGCCGCGCATGTCGTCGCGCCGTTCGTTGAGCCACAGCGCGATGCCGATCGCGACGGTCGTGTGGACATCGTGCCCGCACAGATGGGCCACGCCGGCGTGGCGCGACGCATACGGTTTTTGTTTGGCGTCCTGGATCGGCAGCGCGTCGATATCCGCTCGGTAGCCGATTTTCGGGCCGGGCAGAGCGCCGACGATGTCGACGTAGAGTCCGGTCGTGGCGATGGAGGTTACTGCGTCGAGCCCGTGGGCGGACAGGGTGTCGCGAATGTACCGGCTGGTCTCGAATTCTTGGAATCCGACCTCGGGGTATTGATGCAGATGCCGGCGTGTGCCGACGAGAAACGCGCTGAAGGTGGTGGGGTCCTGGAGAAGGGTTTGCAGTTCGGACATGGTATGAGGGTACGAATGCGGGCGCGAACGAGGATGGGGATGCCGGGAAGGCGCCTCATCCGGGAAACAGCTCCTGATACCGCTGGAGCATCTGACGCGCCTCCTGTTTTAGGCGTTTGCGCTCGGCCGGCGTCCGGGCGAATTGATCCAGCATGGCGTCGAGCGCCGGGGCGCGCTCTTCGTTGCTCAGCCGCGCGAGATCCCAGTACGCGCTGGCCAGTTGCGTGATGCGTTCGATCGCATCGGGGTCGGCCAGGTGGTCGGGGTTTTCGTAGAGGGGATGCGCGAAGAGCGCGAACGATTCGGGCTGGTCGGGGCCGTCTTCCTCGTAGAACAGGTTGTCCTCGAAGAGGTCGGCCGGGGAGGGTTCGGAGAATCCGGGGGGCGGCTGCCACGCGAGCACGCCGGCGGCGGCGCCGTCGAGTTCCTCGAAGGCCTCGCGCAGGGCGTGGAAAAGCTGGTCGAACCGGAGGTCATCCGCCATGTCGGGCTCCGGCCCGAGCATGCTCGTTTTGAGTTGCTCGTACGAGGCGGACTCGCCCGCCGCTTCTGCCGAAAAGAACGACCAGAAGATCATCGCCGATTCGAGGACGTCGATCAGCAGCGCCATGTCGCCGGCGTTGCCGGCGTCGACCGCGGCCGTGCGGCAATGCGTCAGGTCGAGGTGATAATGGTCGAGGACGGGCTGGGCGAAATCGATCAGGGTGTCGTAGGGGATGCCGGTATTGCCGGCTCGGTAGACCGAAATGGCCTCGCGGATCATGGCCAGGTGGGCCGTGTTGCCGCGTACCGATGCGCCCGATTGAGGCGATGAATCCGAGTCCGTCATACCAACCCGCTCCGTTTACGAATCAGCCATTCTGCCGTGAGGAGGGTTACCACGATCGCGAAAAACAGATACATGCGTCGCAGCGCTTCCTCCTGCCGTTCCTCTGTAAAGGTCGACACAAATCGACCGGACTGAAGCAAGAGGTCGGGCAAGCCATTCAGGTTTACAGGATCCAAAAAGTTCCCTCCTGAACGGGCCGCTATCTGCCGCAAAAGCGGGGCGTTTGCGGTAGTTTCCTTGAATTCGAGGGTGAGCGACCCGACGGCGAACGACC
Proteins encoded in this window:
- a CDS encoding iron-sulfur cluster assembly accessory protein encodes the protein MHETETLARPDAPVSLSPRAAEEIKKIISTKEIPDGFGLRIGVRGGGCSGMSYVLGFDKKREHDLSFAHEDIVIYIDKRQGLYLFGTTVDYHDGLSARGFTFNNPNATSTCGCGSSFAA
- a CDS encoding lamin tail domain-containing protein, whose amino-acid sequence is MPHLMLLLILLLAGAPPAAVPSWRETFADGDLRRDPAWTGDTTRWMLAPAGADWMLLSAGPEASDTLALETASTAAYGAWTISAGYAGGPLSNFNLSRIYLMAEAGGALDEASSYFIQIGSNDHDVRLYRAASGIRTLLGQSAPDYLDGDTARLALRVERRRGAGWQVFDGGVLLFEAPDAGDVPAARFGLWVKHTRARGGDFFFDDIAVEGDAGPPPPPALEPGALVINEIHFAPTPSAGEFVELYNRSARPINLRGLTLADDRDEPALIALNDLWIEPDAYRVLVRDSVVFRDRYPGVPAVTMPDWPSLNNDADVVTLYAGATPIDAVAYEAGWGLPGVSLERRDPGGPAWLPGNWGASVDPDGATPGRRNSRFEPDRTAPALLLAEWDAEEQVTTYWSEPVAVASVSSDRFRIGPASPQRLAFIGPDVIRLVFTGPPAGDRLRVSRVTDLTGNDTGDLDAPLARAPAPGELALNEILYEPRADPFDNRADQPEYAEIVNRSSDWLSLRRIELAGPEDEQGAADTLRHEAPPTALAPGALAIWYAGREGDLAGAFPSLPAPHLAPRLSVDAATLGFGNSGDTIRLLADGALIDAVTYRPDWHYPLLAETRGIALERRWRDAPNDLAASWSSSVDPEGGTPGRPNSIAQEQASGSPPAEGLTVAPSPFSPDGDGHDDAALLRVASLEAPAVVRARIFDSEGNAVRRLDTARLAGFDTTLAWDGRDDAGEVVRIGLYIALVDVFYADRRAGRTYKAPVIVARPLGK
- a CDS encoding amidohydrolase translates to MSELQTLLQDPTTFSAFLVGTRRHLHQYPEVGFQEFETSRYIRDTLSAHGLDAVTSIATTGLYVDIVGALPGPKIGYRADIDALPIQDAKQKPYASRHAGVAHLCGHDVHTTVAIGIALWLNERRDDMRGTVRVFFQPNEEGAPSGAPVMIQDGVLDGLEAAYALHADPTLASGKIGLIKGPMTASSVRFHVEISSPSTGHSARPHETADTIWIATQILNLYYQLTGRVSDSRDATVLTACRIHAGDAYNVIPNYIEFGGTLRSTSIETSERIRLQMLHAAEEIAARYGAAARVTFDEGVPPVINDGRLVDLIARSIREHAGEQVIYQIPRPSMGAEDFANYQRHIPGAMVRLGTSCNAATSYPLHDAHFDVDESAMPFAIETLGNVLLDHLRYEPLKR